One segment of Pantoea sp. Lij88 DNA contains the following:
- the hldE gene encoding bifunctional D-glycero-beta-D-manno-heptose-7-phosphate kinase/D-glycero-beta-D-manno-heptose 1-phosphate adenylyltransferase HldE, which yields MKVTLPAFGQASVLVVGDVMLDRYWYGPTSRISPEAPVPVVKVDTVEERPGGAANVAMNIAALGAASRLIGLTGEDDAARVLSNTLKDVNVHCDFVAVKSHPTITKLRVLSRNQQLIRLDFEEGFDQVDPEPIHQKMRDSLAAAGALVLSDYAKGALSSVQTMITLAREAGVPVLIDPKGTDFERYRGATLLTPNLSEFEAVVGKCKNEEEIVARGTQLIADFDLSALLVTRSENGMTLLQPGKAPLHLPTQAQEVYDVTGAGDTVIGVLAAALAAGDSLEEACFLANAAAGVVVGKLGTSTVSTVELENAIHARPEQGFGIMTEAQLKAAVEMARRRGEKVVMTNGVFDILHAGHVSYLANARKLGDRLIVAVNSDASTKRLKGESRPVNPQENRMIVLGALEAVDWVVVFEEDTPQRLIAGILPDLLVKGGDYKPEDIAGSKEVWANGGDVQVLNFEDGISTTNIIKTIRGS from the coding sequence ATGAAAGTGACTCTGCCCGCGTTCGGCCAAGCCTCAGTGCTGGTTGTTGGCGATGTAATGTTGGATCGTTACTGGTATGGCCCAACCAGCCGTATCTCCCCTGAAGCCCCGGTTCCGGTGGTGAAAGTGGACACGGTTGAAGAGCGCCCTGGCGGCGCGGCAAACGTGGCGATGAACATTGCAGCACTCGGTGCCGCGTCCCGCCTGATCGGCCTGACCGGTGAAGATGATGCGGCGCGCGTGTTGAGTAACACGCTGAAAGACGTCAACGTTCATTGTGACTTCGTGGCGGTAAAAAGCCATCCGACTATTACCAAACTGCGCGTGCTTTCCCGCAATCAGCAGCTGATCCGTCTTGATTTTGAAGAGGGCTTTGATCAGGTTGATCCGGAGCCGATTCACCAGAAAATGCGTGATTCGCTGGCTGCAGCGGGTGCGCTGGTGCTGTCTGATTACGCCAAAGGCGCGCTCTCCAGCGTGCAGACCATGATTACCCTGGCGCGAGAAGCAGGCGTGCCGGTTCTAATCGATCCGAAAGGCACCGATTTTGAGCGCTATCGCGGCGCGACGCTGCTGACGCCAAACCTGTCGGAATTTGAAGCCGTGGTCGGCAAATGCAAAAACGAAGAGGAGATCGTGGCGCGCGGCACGCAGCTGATCGCTGATTTTGACCTCTCCGCGCTGCTGGTGACCCGTTCCGAAAATGGCATGACGCTGCTCCAGCCGGGCAAAGCACCTCTGCATCTGCCGACCCAGGCGCAGGAAGTCTATGACGTGACCGGTGCAGGCGATACGGTGATCGGTGTGCTGGCTGCGGCTCTGGCTGCTGGCGACTCGCTGGAAGAAGCCTGTTTCCTGGCGAACGCGGCGGCGGGTGTGGTGGTGGGTAAACTCGGTACCTCGACCGTCAGCACCGTTGAGCTGGAAAATGCGATTCACGCCCGCCCTGAGCAGGGTTTTGGCATCATGACGGAAGCGCAGTTAAAAGCCGCCGTTGAGATGGCCCGCCGTCGTGGCGAAAAAGTGGTGATGACCAACGGCGTGTTCGACATTCTGCACGCCGGTCATGTCTCTTATCTGGCAAACGCCCGTAAGCTCGGCGATCGACTGATCGTCGCGGTGAACAGCGATGCGTCGACTAAACGTCTGAAAGGTGAAAGCCGTCCGGTGAATCCGCAGGAAAACCGGATGATCGTGCTGGGCGCGCTGGAAGCGGTAGACTGGGTGGTGGTATTCGAAGAGGATACGCCGCAGCGTCTGATTGCCGGTATTCTGCCTGACCTGCTGGTCAAAGGTGGCGATTACAAGCCGGAAGATATCGCGGGCAGTAAAGAAGTGTGGGCAAATGGCGGCGACGTGCAGGTGCTGAACTTCGAAGACGGTATCTCTACCACCAACATTATTAAAACCATTCGCGGCAGCTGA
- a CDS encoding accessory factor UbiK family protein produces MIDTKKIEQLARQVHEAMPKGVREFGDDVEKKIRQVLQAQLTRMDLVNREEFDVQTQVLLRTREKLAALEQRLAQLESHGSSAGTPPTATAPATPVAAATPSAAVASSPAASPAPVAVKPVVDNKPE; encoded by the coding sequence ATGATCGACACGAAAAAAATTGAACAACTTGCCCGTCAGGTTCACGAAGCGATGCCTAAAGGTGTTCGTGAGTTTGGTGATGATGTCGAAAAGAAAATTCGTCAGGTTCTTCAGGCGCAGCTGACCCGTATGGATCTGGTCAACCGTGAAGAGTTTGATGTGCAGACGCAGGTGTTACTGCGTACGCGGGAGAAACTGGCGGCGCTTGAGCAGCGTCTGGCCCAGTTGGAAAGTCACGGTTCATCAGCCGGTACGCCACCGACCGCAACGGCACCGGCCACGCCTGTTGCAGCAGCGACACCCTCTGCAGCGGTAGCGAGTTCGCCTGCGGCCTCACCGGCACCGGTTGCGGTGAAACCCGTCGTGGACAACAAGCCAGAATAA
- the ribB gene encoding 3,4-dihydroxy-2-butanone-4-phosphate synthase, with the protein MNQTLLSEFGTPEQRVERAIAALREGRGVMVLDDENRENEGDMIFAAETMTVEQMALTIRHGSGIVCLCLTEERRQQLDLPMMVENNTSSFGTGFTVTIEAAEGVTTGVSAQDRITTIRAAIADNAKPADLHRPGHVFPLRASEGGVLTRGGHTEATIDLVTLAGFKPAGVLCELTNDDGTMAHAPEAITFARQHNMPVVTIEDLIAWRRTHETRHAS; encoded by the coding sequence ATGAATCAGACGCTACTTTCTGAATTTGGCACGCCTGAACAGCGTGTAGAACGTGCTATCGCCGCCCTGCGTGAGGGACGCGGTGTGATGGTACTCGACGATGAAAATCGCGAAAACGAAGGCGATATGATCTTCGCCGCAGAAACCATGACCGTTGAACAGATGGCGCTGACTATTCGTCACGGTAGCGGCATTGTCTGCCTCTGCCTGACCGAAGAGCGTCGCCAGCAGCTCGACCTGCCCATGATGGTGGAAAACAACACCAGCTCCTTTGGCACCGGCTTCACCGTGACCATTGAGGCCGCAGAAGGCGTTACCACCGGCGTTTCCGCGCAGGATCGTATCACCACCATTCGCGCAGCCATTGCCGACAATGCTAAACCTGCCGATCTGCATCGCCCTGGCCATGTCTTCCCGTTGCGTGCCAGCGAAGGCGGCGTGTTAACCCGTGGCGGTCATACGGAAGCGACCATCGATTTAGTGACGCTGGCTGGCTTTAAGCCCGCAGGTGTCCTGTGCGAACTGACTAACGACGATGGCACCATGGCCCATGCGCCTGAAGCGATTACTTTTGCTCGCCAGCACAACATGCCAGTCGTGACCATCGAAGATCTGATCGCCTGGCGTCGTACGCACGAAACGCGCCACGCCAGCTAA
- the ygiD gene encoding 4,5-DOPA dioxygenase extradiol, with the protein MSQLRMPALFLGHGSPMNALEENRYTAAWRHVGETLPRPRAIIAVSAHWYTRGTAVTAMAHPKTIHDFGGFPQALFDTRYPAPGSPELAQQLVEQLAPVEVKLDQDWGFDHGSWGVLIKMYPEADIPVVQLSIDGTRPAAWHFEMGQKLAALRDQGVMIVASGNVVHNLRKVRWDGNSEVYPWASSFEQYVRDNLAVQSDAASHPLVNFMDHPGALLSNPTPEHYLPLLYVLGARQPDDAISIPVDGMEMGAISMLSVQVG; encoded by the coding sequence ATGAGCCAGTTACGAATGCCAGCGCTGTTTTTGGGTCATGGCAGCCCGATGAATGCCCTTGAAGAGAACCGCTATACCGCCGCATGGCGTCACGTGGGCGAGACTCTGCCACGTCCACGCGCGATTATTGCGGTTTCGGCGCACTGGTATACGCGCGGCACCGCCGTGACGGCAATGGCACATCCTAAGACCATTCATGATTTTGGTGGCTTTCCGCAGGCGCTGTTTGATACGCGCTATCCGGCACCGGGATCGCCTGAACTGGCTCAGCAACTGGTGGAGCAGTTAGCACCTGTCGAGGTGAAGCTGGATCAGGATTGGGGATTCGATCATGGTTCCTGGGGTGTCCTGATCAAGATGTACCCGGAGGCCGATATTCCGGTGGTGCAGCTCAGCATTGATGGCACCAGACCTGCGGCATGGCACTTTGAGATGGGCCAGAAACTGGCTGCGCTGCGCGATCAGGGTGTGATGATTGTCGCCAGCGGCAATGTGGTGCATAACCTGCGTAAAGTACGCTGGGATGGCAACAGCGAAGTCTATCCGTGGGCCAGCAGTTTTGAGCAGTATGTCCGCGATAACCTGGCGGTGCAGAGCGATGCTGCTTCTCATCCGCTGGTTAACTTTATGGACCATCCGGGTGCGCTGCTCTCTAACCCGACGCCTGAGCACTATCTGCCACTGCTCTACGTGCTTGGCGCACGTCAGCCGGATGATGCCATCAGCATTCCGGTTGACGGGATGGAGATGGGTGCCATCAGCATGTTGTCGGTTCAGGTAGGTTAG